In a genomic window of Polycladomyces abyssicola:
- a CDS encoding ATP-binding protein → MKRWFRMFQSIQWKLVVIYLSLILIAMQLTGVYLFRSLEKYYFDEFNKTLEKQIRVLTTPPDLSELLSKGVDNQKEINELNQLVQQLFTYNKGQATVQVVDKDGIVVSTTGDNKSVIGQKNLKATQALESGRRYGGVRIDPATGFRMKVVAVPIQRDRRIVGAVYLEVSMEEMYDTINRISITLIKIPLATMSITSLLWIIIARTISSPVKAITQQATAMAEGDFNRQVEVKSNDEIGQLATAFNHLAQHLRDALSQNEEEKKKLESVLANMSDGVLAFDREGKTIVSNQPAEEMLGKPIPLGQPINDVLPLSDPIALPLEEERVTYLEMNPDDTEEMQIIKITLTPIQRSGQKMVGLIAVLQDVTEEEKLDRRRKEFVANVSHELRTPLTTIKSYLEALDDGAMNEPELAKRFLSVTLQEADRMARLIQDLLHLSRLDAKQTRFNKKPTDLRCMLEKVVERFSVPCQQKEINLKLQIIEPLPRVYVDRDQMDQVMDNLLSNAVKYTPEGGTITVRARRRSDGSAEVSVSDTGIGIPKKDLARIFERFYRVDKARSRSMGGTGLGLSIAKEIVQAHGGQIGIDSEYQRGTTVYFSLPPCEPEVVR, encoded by the coding sequence ATGAAACGTTGGTTTCGCATGTTTCAAAGCATCCAATGGAAACTGGTCGTTATCTATCTTTCGCTGATCCTCATCGCGATGCAATTAACCGGTGTCTACTTGTTTCGGTCGCTGGAAAAATATTATTTCGACGAATTCAACAAGACACTGGAAAAGCAGATCCGCGTGCTGACAACGCCACCCGATCTGTCGGAGCTGCTCAGCAAGGGAGTGGACAACCAAAAAGAGATCAACGAGCTCAATCAGCTCGTCCAACAGTTGTTCACCTACAACAAGGGACAGGCCACCGTCCAAGTGGTGGACAAAGACGGCATCGTGGTCAGCACGACGGGGGACAACAAAAGTGTGATCGGTCAAAAGAACCTTAAAGCGACACAAGCGCTGGAAAGCGGGCGGCGATATGGGGGCGTCCGCATCGATCCAGCCACGGGATTCCGAATGAAGGTGGTCGCCGTGCCCATCCAGCGGGACAGACGGATCGTGGGAGCCGTCTATCTTGAGGTCTCCATGGAGGAAATGTACGACACGATCAACAGGATCAGCATCACGCTGATCAAAATTCCGCTCGCCACGATGTCGATTACTTCGTTGTTGTGGATTATCATTGCCCGCACCATCTCCAGTCCTGTAAAGGCGATCACCCAACAAGCAACCGCCATGGCCGAGGGGGATTTCAACCGCCAGGTGGAAGTCAAAAGCAACGATGAGATCGGACAGCTGGCCACCGCCTTTAACCATCTGGCTCAACATCTGCGCGATGCACTGTCGCAAAACGAGGAAGAAAAAAAGAAACTGGAATCAGTTTTGGCCAACATGAGCGATGGCGTGTTGGCTTTTGACCGTGAAGGTAAAACGATCGTCTCCAACCAACCCGCAGAGGAAATGCTCGGCAAACCGATTCCACTGGGACAGCCGATCAACGATGTGTTGCCGCTGTCCGACCCGATCGCATTGCCGCTGGAAGAGGAACGGGTCACTTATCTGGAGATGAACCCTGACGATACGGAAGAAATGCAGATCATCAAGATCACGCTGACACCCATTCAACGTTCCGGGCAAAAAATGGTCGGGTTGATCGCCGTTTTGCAGGATGTGACCGAAGAGGAGAAACTGGATCGCAGGCGCAAAGAATTCGTCGCCAACGTGTCGCATGAATTGCGTACGCCGCTCACCACCATCAAGAGTTATCTGGAAGCGCTGGACGACGGTGCGATGAACGAACCGGAACTGGCCAAACGGTTTCTCTCCGTCACCCTGCAGGAAGCAGATCGAATGGCGCGTCTGATCCAGGATCTGTTGCATCTGTCCCGACTGGATGCGAAACAGACCCGGTTCAACAAAAAACCGACTGATTTGCGCTGCATGCTGGAAAAAGTGGTTGAGCGTTTCTCCGTCCCATGCCAACAAAAAGAGATCAACCTCAAGCTCCAAATAATCGAACCGTTACCGCGGGTGTATGTGGACCGGGACCAAATGGATCAAGTGATGGACAACCTGCTGTCCAATGCCGTGAAGTACACGCCGGAAGGCGGAACCATCACGGTTCGTGCACGACGGCGCTCAGACGGTTCGGCGGAAGTGTCGGTTTCGGATACCGGGATCGGCATCCCCAAAAAGGATCTCGCCCGGATTTTTGAACGTTTCTACCGAGTGGACAAAGCCCGCTCGCGCAGCATGGGCGGTACCGGTTTAGGTTTGTCCATCGCCAAGGAAATCGTACAGGCACACGGCGGGCAAATCGGGATTGACAGCGAATACCAGCGCGGAACCACCGTTTACTTTTCTCTCCCGCCCTGCGAACCCGAGGTGGTGCGATGA
- a CDS encoding YycH family regulatory protein: MKEHVKTALLTFLILLSFVQTGLLWYSSPSYEGNKQLYVTRPQIGSEKYNKKQMYELVAPHQIIWHHGGATAWILPERNGYDNLIKSLHACKLENLHLITPTAEQWNQLYQQATGVELRYFRDVPSEVISAFYLDDIDLSQLKWVSRIWVFIQNNQIITWIISDSEQKVMQAQTTIARFHSVLGEIARQKMEPVDPFYTTDKFPLDTASPVPKFPHAFYLPKESVPATERVYGLKKIQIDAMKSWLFNDPTLISRFTTQNRSVVYTDSARLLQYDNQKQEMKYTSSAKATEPASPSLELDRINRFVKKHSGWTGNYLLDRITQNSENATNHYHFRLIVDGLPVYWPTSIQSKNPDLDPFGIELESTEEEVSMYQRSLLYLSSDPQEVNAVRLPNKDGVLNLLNRNHIAPTDVRDLFLGYQTEIMGNEHVKLKPVWIVMRANGDPHILPTG, from the coding sequence ATGAAAGAGCATGTCAAAACAGCATTGTTGACTTTCCTCATCCTGCTCAGTTTTGTACAGACAGGGTTGTTATGGTACAGCTCCCCCTCTTATGAGGGCAACAAACAGCTGTATGTCACCCGCCCGCAGATTGGAAGTGAGAAATACAACAAAAAGCAGATGTACGAACTGGTCGCCCCCCACCAGATCATCTGGCACCACGGCGGTGCCACGGCATGGATTCTACCGGAGCGAAACGGCTACGACAATCTGATCAAAAGCTTGCACGCCTGCAAACTGGAAAACCTGCACCTCATCACTCCCACTGCCGAACAGTGGAACCAACTGTATCAGCAGGCAACGGGAGTGGAACTGCGCTATTTCCGCGATGTGCCGTCGGAAGTGATCAGCGCCTTTTACCTGGATGACATCGATTTGTCCCAACTGAAATGGGTCAGCCGGATCTGGGTGTTCATCCAAAATAACCAGATTATCACTTGGATCATTTCAGACAGTGAACAAAAAGTGATGCAAGCACAAACGACCATCGCACGCTTTCACAGTGTATTGGGCGAAATTGCTCGCCAGAAGATGGAACCCGTCGACCCGTTTTATACAACCGACAAGTTCCCGTTGGACACCGCCTCTCCGGTTCCCAAGTTTCCGCATGCCTTTTATCTGCCGAAAGAATCGGTACCAGCGACGGAAAGAGTGTATGGGTTGAAAAAGATTCAGATCGATGCCATGAAGAGTTGGCTGTTTAACGATCCGACGCTCATCAGCCGATTTACGACCCAGAACCGTTCGGTCGTCTATACCGACAGTGCGCGTCTTTTGCAGTACGACAACCAAAAACAGGAGATGAAGTATACGTCTTCCGCCAAGGCAACGGAACCTGCATCTCCGTCACTGGAACTGGATCGAATCAACCGTTTTGTAAAAAAACACAGCGGATGGACCGGAAATTACTTGTTGGATCGCATCACACAAAACAGTGAAAATGCCACCAATCATTATCACTTCCGCCTGATCGTCGACGGTTTGCCGGTTTACTGGCCAACTTCCATCCAATCCAAAAACCCGGATCTCGACCCGTTTGGAATCGAATTGGAAAGTACCGAAGAAGAAGTGTCGATGTATCAGCGTTCGTTGTTGTACCTGTCATCCGATCCGCAGGAAGTGAATGCGGTCCGCCTCCCCAACAAGGACGGCGTGCTCAACCTGCTGAACCGAAATCACATCGCGCCGACTGACGTCCGTGACCTCTTTTTGGGTTACCAAACGGAAATAATGGGCAACGAGCACGTCAAACTGAAACCGGTGTGGATCGTCATGCGAGCCAACGGCGATCCTCACATCTTGCCTACGGGGTGA